The Polyangiaceae bacterium genome includes a region encoding these proteins:
- a CDS encoding sulfatase-like hydrolase/transferase: MSASSSAESHGPSARISSAIGAAALVLLAELGVVLGAERRLLAGVWELQWGLVYLAPAALLLAGAGGLLGAALLGLAERGARRDGRIALALSVAVLVGLVGHGVGGGRLLAALPRRLGFALGVGLLAGALVYALAPRLADAIRQHPRRVAAAALAAIVAGELANRFVLVRLYPAFHLGLAAACLALAPALGLALGSAPRRTGALGLLGLGLGAVALGLLCQPAAARLGRFDNFRLVMLERAPIAGQAVRAAALVAPPPPIVDADVAETDAPSPNARSVDFRGRDLLLITVDALRADHVGAYGYARKTTPNIDALAEGGALFTHAYAPTPHTSYSVTSLMTGKYMRPLLLQGAGADSDTWASLLRTYAYRTAAFYPPAVFFIDTERFAPFRDSFLGFEYRKVEFLEGQGRVAQVAEYLQGLDSSQRVFLWVHLFGPHEPYEAHPAFDFGARDVDRYDAEIRAADETAGALIRQFRAGRPNGIVIVTSDHGEEFGDHGGRYHGTTVYEEQVRVPLVVSAPGAVGARRISEVVQTIDLLPTVLSGLEIPRPPRLRGRDLGPLLSGERSSGPGLALAETEEQALIAEGNLRVVCQRKLGACQMFDVASDPGQTRDRSGDEAARFRELRGRLRELGASHGRYEVKGLRAEGKGWPRAILRGISGDGDAAEELVALLDDADVAIRRKATEILFELRRPETAPGLRLALGRDEDLEVRRWAALALTRLDQGAPLVYELERSEDLRWKRLASLALAESGDRRGEAVLVAWWKDRAARDYTRSRELLEAFAKIRSKDAVWPLTQSLDDVRLRPFIASTLARIGDEAARVPLARAFAKERYQGARAAIAEALVSLGAEAEMAEPLVRFLGVPDPLPGGLELARRAGILEQVGGPEKRELARLAKQSSLGAKLQLVVPRGGNGKGVRVIVRAGAQSQPGTVRIGAPFEALKYDRMGMPVKDRKLPQIHPTNRVALELQPGPSRELYVTLPESLGAKPGRPVTLVVLSDEHVAVESVAVVPLADELPAPPPKPWKPGDPPAD, translated from the coding sequence TTGTCGGCGTCGAGTTCAGCTGAGAGCCACGGCCCGAGCGCTCGGATCTCGAGCGCCATCGGCGCGGCAGCCCTGGTCCTCCTCGCCGAGCTGGGCGTGGTGCTCGGCGCCGAGCGCCGCCTGCTGGCCGGCGTGTGGGAGCTGCAGTGGGGGCTCGTCTACCTCGCCCCGGCCGCGCTCCTGCTCGCCGGCGCGGGCGGCCTGCTCGGCGCTGCGCTCCTCGGTTTGGCGGAGCGCGGCGCTCGCCGCGACGGTCGGATCGCCCTCGCGCTCTCGGTCGCCGTGCTGGTGGGCCTGGTCGGCCACGGCGTCGGCGGCGGCCGCCTGCTCGCCGCGCTGCCCCGGCGCCTGGGCTTCGCGCTCGGGGTCGGGCTGCTCGCCGGAGCGCTGGTCTACGCGCTGGCGCCGCGCCTCGCAGACGCGATCCGGCAGCATCCGCGGCGGGTGGCGGCGGCGGCACTGGCCGCGATCGTTGCGGGGGAGCTCGCCAACCGCTTCGTCCTGGTGCGCCTGTATCCGGCGTTTCACCTGGGCCTCGCCGCCGCTTGCCTGGCCCTCGCTCCGGCGCTCGGGCTCGCGCTCGGCAGCGCGCCCCGCCGCACAGGAGCGCTCGGCTTGCTCGGGCTCGGGCTCGGCGCCGTGGCCCTCGGTCTGCTCTGCCAGCCAGCCGCGGCTCGACTCGGGCGCTTCGACAACTTTCGCCTCGTGATGCTGGAGCGCGCGCCGATTGCCGGCCAGGCGGTGCGCGCGGCAGCGCTCGTGGCGCCGCCGCCGCCGATCGTGGACGCCGACGTAGCCGAGACCGACGCGCCGAGCCCGAACGCCCGCAGCGTGGATTTCCGCGGCCGGGATCTGCTCCTGATCACCGTGGACGCCCTGCGCGCCGATCACGTCGGCGCCTACGGCTACGCGCGCAAGACCACGCCGAACATCGACGCGCTGGCCGAGGGCGGCGCGCTGTTCACGCACGCCTACGCGCCGACACCGCACACCAGCTACTCGGTCACCTCGCTGATGACCGGCAAGTACATGCGGCCGCTGCTGCTGCAAGGCGCGGGTGCCGACTCCGACACCTGGGCCTCGCTCCTCCGCACCTACGCTTATCGAACCGCCGCGTTCTACCCGCCGGCGGTGTTCTTCATCGACACCGAGCGCTTCGCGCCGTTTCGCGACAGCTTCCTCGGGTTCGAGTACCGCAAGGTGGAGTTCCTGGAGGGGCAGGGACGGGTCGCGCAGGTCGCCGAGTACCTGCAGGGACTCGACAGCTCGCAGCGCGTGTTTCTCTGGGTGCACCTGTTCGGCCCGCACGAGCCCTACGAGGCGCACCCCGCCTTCGACTTCGGTGCGCGCGACGTGGACCGCTACGACGCGGAGATCCGGGCCGCCGACGAGACCGCCGGCGCGTTGATCCGGCAGTTTCGCGCGGGCCGGCCGAACGGCATCGTGATCGTGACCTCCGACCACGGCGAGGAGTTCGGCGATCACGGCGGCCGCTACCACGGCACGACGGTCTACGAAGAGCAGGTCCGGGTGCCGCTGGTCGTGTCCGCCCCCGGCGCCGTCGGCGCGCGCCGCATCTCGGAGGTCGTGCAGACCATCGACCTCTTGCCCACGGTGCTCTCGGGCCTGGAGATCCCGCGACCCCCGCGGCTCCGGGGTCGGGACCTGGGCCCGCTGCTGAGCGGGGAGCGCTCGAGCGGGCCCGGCCTCGCCCTCGCCGAGACGGAGGAGCAGGCCCTGATCGCCGAAGGCAACCTCCGCGTCGTTTGCCAGCGCAAGCTGGGCGCCTGCCAGATGTTCGACGTGGCGAGCGACCCGGGACAGACCCGCGACCGCTCGGGCGACGAGGCCGCGCGTTTTCGCGAGCTCCGGGGCCGCTTGCGGGAGCTCGGGGCCTCCCACGGCCGCTACGAGGTGAAGGGCCTGCGCGCCGAGGGCAAGGGCTGGCCGCGCGCCATCTTGCGGGGGATCTCCGGGGACGGCGACGCCGCCGAGGAGCTCGTCGCGCTGCTCGACGACGCTGACGTCGCCATCCGGCGCAAGGCCACCGAGATCTTGTTCGAGCTCCGGCGACCGGAGACGGCGCCGGGCCTCCGGCTCGCGCTGGGCCGCGACGAAGATCTCGAGGTGCGGCGCTGGGCCGCCCTCGCGTTGACGCGGCTCGATCAGGGGGCGCCGCTCGTCTACGAGCTGGAGCGTTCGGAGGATCTGCGCTGGAAGCGCCTGGCGTCGCTGGCGCTCGCGGAGTCCGGCGACCGGCGCGGCGAGGCGGTGCTGGTGGCCTGGTGGAAGGACAGGGCGGCGCGGGACTACACGCGCTCCCGGGAGCTGCTCGAGGCGTTCGCGAAGATCCGCAGCAAGGACGCGGTCTGGCCGCTCACCCAGAGCCTGGACGACGTGCGGCTCCGGCCGTTCATCGCCAGCACCCTGGCGCGAATCGGCGACGAAGCAGCGCGGGTCCCCCTGGCGCGGGCCTTCGCGAAAGAGCGCTATCAGGGCGCACGTGCGGCCATCGCGGAGGCGCTGGTGTCGCTCGGCGCCGAGGCCGAGATGGCCGAACCGCTGGTGCGCTTCCTGGGCGTGCCAGACCCGCTGCCGGGGGGGCTCGAGCTGGCGCGCCGCGCGGGCATCCTGGAGCAGGTCGGTGGGCCCGAGAAGCGCGAGCTCGCGAGGCTCGCCAAGCAGAGCTCGCTCGGCGCCAAGCTCCAGCTGGTCGTCCCGCGTGGGGGCAACGGCAAAGGGGTGAGGGTGATCGTCCGCGCCGGGGCTCAGTCGCAACCGGGCACGGTGCGGATCGGCGCGCCCTTCGAGGCGCTCAAGTACGACCGCATGGGTATGCCAGTAAAGGACCGAAAGCTCCCACAAATTCACCCCACGAACCGCGTCGCGCTGGAGCTCCAGCCGGGTCCGAGCCGCGAGCTGTACGTGACGCTTCCAGAGAGCCTGGGAGCCAAGCCCGGCCGGCCGGTGACGCTGGTGGTGCTCTCCGACGAGCACGTGGCGGTGGAGTCGGTCGCCGTCGTGCCGCTCGCCGACGAGCTCCCCGCACCGCCGCCAAAGCCCTGGAAGCCGGGCGATCCTCCGGCGGACTGA
- a CDS encoding alpha/beta fold hydrolase, which produces MASSAGKVSSRRGALIGPGEPSPMFEEGALPGVLGIHGFGGTPLEVELVADVARALGRRVHLPLLPGHGTHADELSRTRWEDWAAAVEAALDRVSSPREPCVVIGLSLGSVLATHLAVTRPERVKALVLLANAFWLSAPFPAWALRAVDLLGVPDFRMPKVAADIADPVARRTHLTYGEHPVHAAVAVERAGARMRQRLSEVQVPTLIVHGERDRVCPVANAERVASQLGTRDVKVVLLPRSRHILTRDLERAEVARELRAFLERHA; this is translated from the coding sequence ATGGCATCAAGCGCGGGGAAGGTTAGCTCCCGGCGCGGCGCGCTGATCGGGCCCGGCGAGCCGAGCCCGATGTTCGAGGAGGGCGCGCTTCCGGGCGTGCTCGGGATCCACGGCTTCGGCGGCACGCCGCTCGAGGTGGAGCTCGTCGCCGACGTGGCTCGCGCACTGGGGCGTCGCGTCCACCTGCCGCTCCTGCCGGGCCACGGCACCCACGCCGACGAGCTGTCGCGCACGCGCTGGGAGGACTGGGCCGCGGCGGTCGAGGCGGCCCTGGACCGGGTCAGCTCCCCGAGGGAGCCCTGCGTGGTGATCGGCCTCTCGCTCGGCTCGGTGCTGGCCACCCACCTCGCCGTCACCCGCCCCGAGCGGGTCAAGGCGCTGGTGCTCCTGGCCAACGCCTTCTGGCTCTCCGCGCCCTTCCCTGCCTGGGCGCTCCGCGCGGTGGACCTGCTCGGAGTGCCCGATTTCCGCATGCCCAAGGTGGCCGCGGACATCGCCGACCCGGTCGCCCGGCGCACCCACCTCACCTACGGCGAGCACCCGGTGCACGCTGCGGTCGCGGTGGAGCGGGCTGGTGCCCGCATGCGCCAGCGACTGTCCGAGGTCCAGGTGCCCACGCTGATCGTGCACGGCGAGCGCGACCGCGTCTGCCCGGTCGCGAACGCCGAGCGCGTGGCGTCGCAGCTCGGGACGCGAGACGTGAAGGTGGTGCTCCTGCCGCGATCGCGGCACATCCTGACCCGGGACCTGGAGCGCGCCGAGGTCGCCCGGGAGCTCAGGGCCTTTTTGGAGAGGCATGCCTGA
- the greA gene encoding transcription elongation factor GreA — MVEKVPMTPRGAEKLKEELARLKEERPKISREIGVAREHGDLSENAEYHAAKERQGLVEARIKDLEDKLSRSEVIDPSSLSGDKVRFGATVTLLNVETEEESTYQIVGADEADLNQGTISISAPLARALIGKEAGDEIKVQLPGGARHYEIVGVEFS, encoded by the coding sequence ATGGTCGAGAAGGTCCCGATGACGCCCCGCGGGGCGGAGAAGCTCAAGGAGGAGCTGGCGCGCCTGAAGGAGGAACGTCCGAAGATCTCCCGCGAGATCGGCGTGGCCCGCGAGCACGGGGACCTGAGCGAGAACGCCGAGTACCACGCGGCCAAGGAGCGCCAGGGCCTGGTCGAGGCCCGCATCAAGGACCTGGAGGACAAGCTGTCCCGGTCCGAGGTCATCGACCCGTCCTCGCTCAGCGGCGACAAGGTTCGGTTCGGAGCCACGGTGACGCTCCTGAACGTCGAAACCGAGGAGGAATCGACCTACCAGATCGTCGGGGCGGACGAGGCGGATCTGAACCAGGGCACGATCTCGATCTCCGCGCCGCTCGCCCGCGCGCTGATCGGGAAGGAGGCGGGGGACGAGATCAAGGTCCAGCTTCCCGGCGGCGCCCGCCACTACGAGATTGTCGGCGTCGAGTTCAGCTGA
- a CDS encoding AAA family ATPase: protein MADNLSSRLARVAETLDSQFLGKSEVIRLLLIAVVAREHAVLIGPPGTAKSALIRTLSELIHARYFEYLLTRFTEPNEIFGPVDIAAFRDGHYRRKTEGMLPESEVVFLDEVFKANSAILNALLSLLNERRYTSGAQVIECPLISAFGASNEVPSDESLSAMFDRFLLRIRSDNLDAYHFNELLQLGVQHEVKKLRRTKPQPLLSAADIHNMTEDLARRLSFSEAFLSSYKGLIFQIRAEGITISDRRVVKMLKLFAASAYIDGRSEADTSDLFVLKHIWNAEDQAPILEQIVQPALEAFYREHPDRRRVGALGVGVEALSAEIERIRQVLTGAAPPSDLQLFSQLKALGEIKTALSQIPDQQARALEQRVRQLLDAALKSGRFAQL, encoded by the coding sequence ATGGCCGACAACCTCTCGTCACGTCTCGCGCGCGTCGCGGAGACGCTGGACTCGCAGTTTCTGGGCAAGAGCGAGGTGATCCGCCTGCTCCTGATCGCGGTCGTCGCGCGGGAGCACGCGGTCTTGATCGGCCCGCCGGGCACGGCCAAGAGCGCGCTGATCCGCACGCTCTCGGAGCTGATCCACGCCAGGTACTTCGAGTACTTGCTGACGCGCTTCACCGAGCCGAACGAGATATTCGGGCCGGTGGACATCGCCGCGTTCCGGGACGGGCACTACCGGCGCAAGACCGAGGGCATGCTGCCGGAGAGCGAGGTCGTCTTCCTCGACGAGGTGTTCAAGGCCAACAGCGCCATCCTGAACGCCCTGCTCAGCCTGCTGAACGAGCGCCGCTACACCTCCGGCGCGCAGGTCATCGAGTGCCCGTTGATCAGCGCCTTCGGCGCCAGCAACGAGGTACCGAGCGACGAGTCGCTGTCGGCCATGTTCGACCGCTTCCTGCTCCGCATCCGCTCCGACAACCTGGACGCTTACCACTTCAACGAGCTGCTCCAGCTCGGCGTGCAGCACGAGGTGAAGAAGCTCCGGCGCACGAAGCCCCAGCCGCTGCTCTCGGCGGCCGACATCCACAACATGACCGAGGATCTGGCGCGGCGCCTGTCGTTCTCGGAGGCGTTCCTCTCCAGCTACAAGGGCCTGATCTTCCAGATCCGCGCCGAGGGCATCACCATCAGCGACCGCCGCGTGGTCAAGATGCTCAAGCTGTTCGCCGCCAGCGCCTACATCGACGGCCGGAGCGAGGCGGACACGAGCGATCTGTTCGTGCTCAAGCACATCTGGAACGCCGAGGATCAGGCGCCGATCCTGGAGCAGATCGTGCAGCCCGCGCTCGAGGCCTTCTACCGCGAGCACCCGGATCGTCGCCGGGTCGGCGCGCTGGGGGTGGGGGTCGAGGCGCTGTCCGCCGAGATCGAGCGCATTCGCCAGGTGCTGACCGGCGCCGCCCCGCCCAGCGACCTGCAGCTCTTCAGCCAGCTCAAGGCGCTGGGCGAGATCAAGACCGCGCTCTCGCAGATCCCCGATCAGCAGGCGCGGGCCCTGGAGCAGCGCGTGCGGCAGCTGCTCGACGCGGCCTTGAAGAGCGGAAGGTTCGCCCAGCTGTGA
- a CDS encoding sigma-54-dependent Fis family transcriptional regulator, with product MADPSPLSTVAPTVLIVDDEKNIRRTVEMVLTGEGYRVLEAGSAEEALATLNNPAQPVDLAIFDLKLPGMSGLEALERMRADDATRDLPVIVISGHATVHDAVNAIKLGASDFFEKPLNRERVLVSVDNCIKTARLSRTLEQMRGELEARYEMIGTSSVMQELYGKIDKVAPTKASVLITGESGTGKELVSRAIHRLSPRKEAPFIKVNCAAIPRELIESELFGHEKGSFTGAQARKRGFFEQAHGGTLFLDEIGDMDLTAQAKVLRALQNGEVVRVGSEHVIQVDVRVLAATNKDLSKEVAAGAFREDLFFRLDVFPIRVPALRERPLDIALLAEAFAEAFCKDNGLKPKKMDAAVKEALCRRKWPGNVRELKNVVERAAILSGDVITIADLPEDPHQSPFEDDVDEQPESDAAPIALSSVATLGQSGERLTLRDYREASERAYIVDTLKAFEWNISKASVVLGVERTNLHKKIRAYGIKRGEG from the coding sequence ATGGCCGACCCGTCGCCGCTCTCCACCGTCGCCCCCACGGTCCTGATCGTCGACGACGAGAAGAACATCCGCCGCACCGTCGAGATGGTGCTGACCGGCGAGGGCTACCGGGTGCTCGAGGCGGGCAGCGCGGAGGAGGCCCTCGCCACGCTGAACAACCCCGCGCAGCCGGTGGACCTGGCCATCTTCGATCTGAAGCTGCCCGGCATGAGCGGCCTGGAAGCGCTGGAGCGGATGCGCGCCGACGACGCCACGCGGGACCTGCCCGTGATCGTGATCAGCGGGCACGCCACGGTCCACGACGCGGTGAACGCCATCAAGCTGGGCGCCAGCGATTTTTTCGAGAAGCCGCTGAACCGCGAGCGCGTGCTGGTCAGCGTCGACAACTGCATCAAGACGGCGCGCCTGTCCCGCACCCTCGAGCAGATGCGCGGCGAGCTCGAGGCTCGCTACGAGATGATCGGGACGAGCTCCGTGATGCAGGAGCTCTACGGCAAGATCGACAAGGTCGCTCCGACCAAGGCCAGCGTGCTCATCACCGGCGAGAGCGGCACCGGCAAGGAGCTGGTCAGCCGCGCCATCCACCGGCTCAGCCCGCGCAAAGAGGCGCCGTTCATCAAGGTCAACTGCGCCGCCATCCCCCGGGAGCTGATCGAGAGCGAGCTGTTCGGTCACGAGAAGGGCTCGTTCACCGGCGCGCAGGCGCGCAAGCGCGGCTTCTTCGAGCAGGCCCACGGCGGCACGCTGTTCCTCGACGAGATCGGCGACATGGACCTGACGGCTCAGGCCAAGGTGCTGCGGGCGCTCCAGAACGGCGAGGTCGTGCGGGTGGGCAGCGAGCACGTGATCCAGGTGGACGTGCGGGTGCTCGCCGCCACCAACAAGGATCTGTCGAAGGAGGTGGCCGCGGGCGCCTTCCGCGAGGATCTGTTCTTCCGGCTCGACGTCTTCCCGATCCGAGTGCCCGCGCTCCGGGAGCGGCCGCTGGACATCGCGCTGCTCGCCGAGGCCTTCGCCGAGGCGTTCTGCAAGGACAACGGCCTGAAGCCGAAGAAGATGGACGCCGCCGTGAAGGAGGCGCTGTGCCGGCGCAAATGGCCCGGGAACGTCCGCGAGCTGAAGAACGTCGTGGAGCGCGCCGCCATCTTGTCCGGCGACGTCATCACCATCGCCGACCTGCCGGAAGATCCCCACCAGAGCCCGTTCGAAGACGACGTGGACGAGCAGCCCGAGAGCGACGCCGCGCCGATCGCGCTCTCCAGCGTCGCGACCCTCGGCCAGAGCGGCGAGCGGCTGACCCTGCGCGACTACCGCGAAGCCTCGGAGCGCGCCTACATCGTGGACACGCTCAAGGCGTTCGAATGGAACATCTCCAAGGCCTCGGTGGTGCTCGGGGTGGAACGCACCAACCTGCACAAGAAGATCCGCGCCTATGGCATCAAGCGCGGGGAAGGTTAG
- a CDS encoding tetratricopeptide repeat protein yields the protein MRLLGKFLVLLALGAIAPACGAKKPAASPLEYAENAKIEYDLALKAFFDKDWDEAALLFKEVKRKYGYSRYARLADLRLADIEFKQEKYAEAISAYKGFVHDYPNDPEVPYARYRVAKALFEQSSPTLLLPPLEERDLANVHDAYDTIRAFLGDFPNYKRARELDYMLEMVAGLLARHELYVARFYLGLGNFPAAVARCQYALRTYEGSGLEAEAMLLLGETYMKMHKRKKARAVLRQLLSLYPDSPFGIPAKGFLRLMQDDAVVPPAPLP from the coding sequence ATGCGCCTCTTGGGCAAATTCCTGGTCCTCCTCGCGCTCGGGGCAATCGCCCCGGCCTGCGGCGCCAAGAAGCCCGCGGCGAGCCCGCTCGAGTACGCGGAGAACGCGAAGATCGAGTACGACCTGGCGCTCAAGGCCTTCTTCGACAAGGACTGGGACGAGGCGGCGCTCCTGTTCAAGGAGGTCAAGCGCAAGTACGGCTACAGCCGCTACGCGCGCCTGGCCGACCTGAGGCTGGCGGACATCGAGTTCAAGCAAGAGAAGTACGCGGAGGCCATCAGCGCGTACAAGGGCTTCGTCCACGACTACCCGAACGACCCCGAGGTTCCCTACGCGCGCTACCGCGTGGCCAAGGCCTTGTTCGAGCAGTCGAGCCCTACCCTGCTCCTGCCGCCCCTCGAAGAGCGCGACCTCGCCAACGTCCACGACGCCTACGACACGATTCGCGCGTTCCTGGGTGACTTCCCCAACTACAAACGCGCGCGCGAGCTCGACTACATGCTGGAGATGGTCGCGGGCCTGCTCGCGCGCCACGAGCTCTACGTCGCGCGCTTCTATCTCGGGCTCGGCAACTTCCCCGCGGCCGTCGCCCGCTGCCAGTACGCGCTCCGCACCTACGAGGGATCGGGGCTCGAGGCGGAGGCCATGCTCCTGCTCGGCGAGACCTACATGAAGATGCACAAGCGCAAGAAGGCCCGCGCCGTCCTGCGCCAGCTGCTCTCGCTCTACCCGGACAGCCCGTTCGGCATCCCAGCGAAGGGCTTCCTTCGGCTGATGCAGGACGACGCCGTCGTGCCCCCCGCACCCCTGCCCTGA
- a CDS encoding tetratricopeptide repeat protein, with protein sequence MNESPASELLFGVNDLRAPLVGRDAEKSLLRAAAEACRTSGEARIVTLAGPSGIGKSRVIHEFLLELRTGGGRVPRVYRGSARGLQNSYGVFARLLRSRFGLVEGMDAEAAKAQVRAQVATVLEDRKVGDVCYFLGQLIDLDFLGSPLTRAVEDDAIQARLLRRSIVKAFFEGDAAQGPICLVFEDLHLADEDSIELLRYLMENLSGPILLLCATRSELVTRHEDWFAFGKERHQRVDLTPLPENLAVDLAKALLAPCAGGPPEALVDAAVGMAGGNPGLLEQMVRIFHDTGVLEERDALARDPVWKVDLEKLAGARLPLNVADAVAARIAALSSAERQLLEHAAAVGSVFWLGALVALVRMDKPAPELWTKSDMKDWDDLRALLDGLVARDYVLKLPDSSFSGEVEYVFKHNLERERIAQLTSGASARRYHQTIADWLAQKDGVRSQEEYCAMLAAHLEKAGALARAGLTYLEAGDLARSSYAAKKAHEYYAKGLELLGDSDARRRIDALHDHGDVLTLLGKTDEALAAFREMLGLAYRLALRAKGGAAHNRIGRLHRDTGMLALAQKNLETALGLFELAADRRGIAACHDDIGKCLWMKGEYDDALTELKVALEIRKELQDLRSIALSFNNIGLVWMDHGKPESAAEALEASLKLRREINDPLGIVQSLNNLGKLAQDRNDNVEALRLFREALEVAREIGERNRLAVVLTNIGEMHYRLGDTNEAIRVLKQAEELCDELGDNLHLAEAKRGLSKAYLLQNDLRKAREAIKHAVDLFGQVRSKSHLAVALRTLGEVTAAGAWGAGHEGKAIDYFMRSVALSKEIGNEIEVARSYYAFATYVMGSDHYKNNADIQREAQKLKGMADEIFEKHRQAKPKGL encoded by the coding sequence ATGAACGAGTCGCCAGCGTCGGAGCTGCTGTTCGGGGTCAACGATCTGCGCGCGCCGCTCGTGGGCCGCGACGCGGAGAAGAGCCTGCTTCGCGCCGCGGCCGAGGCCTGCCGCACCTCGGGGGAGGCGCGCATCGTCACCTTGGCGGGGCCGAGCGGCATCGGCAAGAGCCGCGTCATCCACGAGTTCCTGCTGGAGCTCCGCACCGGGGGCGGGCGTGTCCCGCGCGTCTACCGCGGCAGCGCGCGGGGCCTGCAGAACTCCTACGGGGTGTTCGCGCGGCTCCTGCGCTCGCGCTTCGGGCTGGTGGAGGGCATGGACGCCGAGGCCGCCAAGGCCCAGGTCCGGGCTCAGGTCGCCACGGTGCTCGAGGATCGCAAGGTCGGCGACGTCTGCTACTTCCTCGGTCAGCTCATCGACCTCGATTTCCTGGGCAGCCCGCTCACCCGTGCCGTCGAGGACGACGCCATCCAGGCGCGCCTGCTCCGGCGCTCCATCGTCAAGGCTTTCTTCGAGGGGGATGCGGCTCAGGGCCCGATCTGCCTGGTCTTCGAGGACCTGCACCTGGCGGACGAAGACTCGATCGAGCTGCTCCGGTACCTGATGGAGAACCTGAGCGGCCCCATCTTGCTCCTGTGCGCCACGCGCTCCGAGCTCGTGACGCGACACGAGGACTGGTTCGCCTTCGGCAAGGAGCGTCACCAGCGCGTCGATCTCACCCCGCTCCCGGAGAACCTGGCGGTGGATCTGGCCAAGGCGCTGCTCGCGCCTTGTGCGGGCGGACCGCCGGAGGCGCTGGTGGACGCCGCCGTGGGGATGGCGGGGGGCAACCCCGGGCTGCTGGAGCAGATGGTGCGAATCTTCCACGACACCGGCGTGCTCGAGGAGCGCGACGCTCTGGCCCGTGATCCGGTCTGGAAGGTCGATCTCGAGAAGCTGGCGGGAGCGCGCTTGCCGCTCAACGTGGCCGACGCGGTCGCGGCGCGCATCGCGGCGCTGTCCTCCGCCGAGCGCCAGCTGCTCGAGCACGCCGCCGCGGTGGGCAGCGTGTTCTGGCTCGGTGCGCTGGTGGCGCTGGTGCGCATGGACAAGCCGGCTCCGGAGCTCTGGACCAAGTCCGACATGAAGGACTGGGACGACCTTCGAGCCCTGCTCGACGGCCTGGTCGCCCGCGACTACGTGCTCAAGCTTCCCGACTCCTCGTTCTCGGGTGAGGTCGAGTACGTGTTCAAGCACAACCTCGAGCGCGAGCGCATCGCCCAGCTCACGAGCGGCGCCTCCGCGCGCCGCTATCACCAGACCATCGCCGACTGGCTGGCGCAGAAGGATGGGGTGCGCTCGCAGGAAGAATACTGCGCGATGCTGGCAGCGCACCTCGAGAAGGCCGGCGCCCTGGCACGCGCCGGGCTCACCTACCTGGAGGCCGGCGATCTGGCGCGCAGCAGCTACGCCGCCAAGAAGGCCCACGAGTACTACGCGAAGGGGCTCGAGCTGCTCGGAGACTCCGACGCTCGGCGCCGCATCGACGCTCTGCACGATCACGGCGACGTCTTGACCTTGCTCGGCAAGACGGACGAGGCGCTGGCGGCGTTCCGCGAGATGCTCGGGCTCGCCTACCGCCTGGCGCTGCGCGCCAAGGGCGGCGCCGCCCACAACCGCATCGGGCGCCTGCACCGCGACACCGGCATGCTGGCGCTGGCGCAGAAGAACCTGGAGACCGCGCTCGGGCTGTTCGAGCTCGCGGCGGATCGACGCGGCATCGCGGCCTGCCACGACGACATCGGCAAGTGCCTGTGGATGAAGGGCGAATACGACGATGCCCTGACCGAGCTGAAGGTAGCCCTCGAGATCCGCAAGGAGCTGCAAGATCTCCGGAGCATCGCCCTCTCCTTCAACAACATCGGCCTGGTCTGGATGGACCACGGCAAGCCGGAGAGCGCGGCGGAGGCCCTGGAGGCGTCGCTGAAGCTCCGGCGCGAGATCAACGACCCGCTCGGCATCGTGCAGAGCCTGAACAACCTGGGCAAGCTGGCCCAGGACCGGAACGACAACGTCGAAGCGCTCAGGCTGTTCCGGGAGGCCCTCGAGGTGGCCCGCGAGATCGGCGAGCGAAACCGCCTGGCCGTGGTGCTCACCAACATCGGCGAGATGCACTATCGCTTGGGCGATACGAACGAGGCCATCCGCGTGCTCAAGCAGGCGGAGGAGCTGTGCGACGAGCTCGGCGACAACCTGCACCTGGCCGAGGCCAAGCGCGGCCTGTCCAAGGCCTATCTCCTGCAAAACGACCTCAGGAAGGCCCGTGAGGCCATCAAACACGCCGTGGACCTGTTCGGTCAGGTGCGCAGCAAGTCGCACCTGGCGGTGGCGCTGCGCACGCTGGGCGAGGTCACTGCGGCTGGGGCCTGGGGAGCCGGGCACGAGGGCAAGGCCATCGACTACTTCATGCGCTCCGTGGCCCTATCCAAGGAGATCGGCAACGAGATCGAGGTGGCGCGGAGCTACTACGCCTTCGCCACGTACGTGATGGGTAGCGACCACTACAAGAACAACGCCGACATCCAGCGCGAGGCCCAGAAGCTCAAAGGCATGGCCGACGAGATCTTCGAGAAGCACCGCCAGGCGAAGCCCAAAGGACTCTGA
- the dut gene encoding dUTP diphosphatase, which yields MTPLVRVLRVGKVEVPLPAYQTPDSAGLDLCAALAQAVTLAPGERRLIPTGLALAIPPGFEGQVRPRSGLALRHGVSMVNSPGTVDADYRGEVGVILVNHGAEPFVVEPLMRIAQLVIAPVVRARLEWAESLDATERGAGGFGSTGR from the coding sequence GTGACGCCGCTCGTGCGCGTCTTGCGCGTGGGCAAGGTCGAGGTCCCGCTGCCGGCGTACCAGACGCCCGACTCCGCGGGCCTCGACCTGTGCGCTGCGCTGGCGCAGGCCGTGACGCTCGCGCCCGGCGAGCGCCGGCTGATCCCGACCGGCCTCGCCCTGGCCATCCCACCGGGCTTCGAGGGCCAGGTGCGCCCGCGCTCGGGCCTCGCGCTCCGCCACGGCGTCAGCATGGTCAACTCCCCAGGCACCGTCGACGCCGACTATCGCGGCGAGGTCGGCGTGATCCTGGTGAACCACGGCGCCGAGCCCTTCGTCGTCGAGCCCCTGATGCGCATCGCGCAGCTGGTGATCGCGCCCGTGGTGCGGGCGCGGCTCGAGTGGGCGGAGAGCCTGGACGCCACGGAGCGGGGCGCGGGTGGGTTCGGCTCTACGGGGCGGTAG